A genome region from Manis javanica isolate MJ-LG chromosome 3, MJ_LKY, whole genome shotgun sequence includes the following:
- the TM4SF1 gene encoding transmembrane 4 L6 family member 1 isoform X1, with protein MCYGKCARCIGHWLVWLAVLCIVANILLYFPNGETRYASENHLSRFVWFFSGIVGGGLLIFLPAFVFIGLEQEDCCGCCGHENCGKRCAMLSSVLAALIGIAGSGYCVIVAALGLAEGPRCLDHSGRWNYTFASTEGQYLLDRSTWSQCIEPKHVVEWNVSLFSILLGLGGIEFILCLIQVINGVLGGICGYCCSRQQRYDC; from the exons ATGTGCTATGGCAAATGCGCTCGATGCATCGGACATTGGCTGGTGTGGCTCGCCGTTCTCTGCATTGTAGCTAATATTTTGCTTTACTTTCCCAATGGGGAAACTAGGTATGCTTCTGAAAACCATCTCAGCCGCTTCGTCTGGTTCTTTTCTGGAATTGTAGGAGGAGGCTTGCTG ATATTCCTGCCAGCGTTTGTCTTCATCGGGCTGGAACAGGAAGACTGCTGTGGCTGCTGCGGGCATGAAAACTGTGGCAAGAGATGCGCG ATGCTGTCTTCTGTGCTGGCTGCTCTCATCGGGATTGCAGGGTCTGGCTACTGCGTCATTGTGGCAGCCCTGGGCTTAGCGGAGGGACCACGGTGTCTCGATCACTCTGGCCGGTGGAACTACACCTTTGCCAGCACCGAGGGGCA GTACCTCCTTGATAGATCCACGTGGTCCCAGTGCATTGAACCCAAGCATGTTGTGGAGTGGAATgtctctctgttttctattctcttGGGACTTGGTGGAATTGAATTCATTTTGTGTCTCATTCAAGTAATAAATGGAGTGCTGGGAGGCATATGTGGCTATTGCTGCTCTCGCCAACAG cGATATGACTGCTAA
- the TM4SF1 gene encoding transmembrane 4 L6 family member 1 isoform X2, whose protein sequence is MCYGKCARCIGHWLVWLAVLCIVANILLYFPNGETRYASENHLSRFVWFFSGIVGGGLLIFLPAFVFIGLEQEDCCGCCGHENCGKRCAMLSSVLAALIGIAGSGYCVIVAALGLAEGPRCLDHSGRWNYTFASTEGQYLLDRSTWSQCIEPKHVVEWNVSLFSILLGLGGIEFILCLIQVINGVLGGICGYCCSRQQVRTWVKIDMTAKRSTPRPNHSLPLFHCNLYILLVLICKTLY, encoded by the exons ATGTGCTATGGCAAATGCGCTCGATGCATCGGACATTGGCTGGTGTGGCTCGCCGTTCTCTGCATTGTAGCTAATATTTTGCTTTACTTTCCCAATGGGGAAACTAGGTATGCTTCTGAAAACCATCTCAGCCGCTTCGTCTGGTTCTTTTCTGGAATTGTAGGAGGAGGCTTGCTG ATATTCCTGCCAGCGTTTGTCTTCATCGGGCTGGAACAGGAAGACTGCTGTGGCTGCTGCGGGCATGAAAACTGTGGCAAGAGATGCGCG ATGCTGTCTTCTGTGCTGGCTGCTCTCATCGGGATTGCAGGGTCTGGCTACTGCGTCATTGTGGCAGCCCTGGGCTTAGCGGAGGGACCACGGTGTCTCGATCACTCTGGCCGGTGGAACTACACCTTTGCCAGCACCGAGGGGCA GTACCTCCTTGATAGATCCACGTGGTCCCAGTGCATTGAACCCAAGCATGTTGTGGAGTGGAATgtctctctgttttctattctcttGGGACTTGGTGGAATTGAATTCATTTTGTGTCTCATTCAAGTAATAAATGGAGTGCTGGGAGGCATATGTGGCTATTGCTGCTCTCGCCAACAGGTAAGGACCTGGGTGAAAAT cGATATGACTGCTAAGAGATCCACCCCAAGACCGAACCACagtcttcctttatttcattgtaatttatatattttacttgtaTTAATTTGTAAAACTTTGTACTAG